In a genomic window of Thermoprotei archaeon:
- a CDS encoding M20 family metallo-hydrolase — protein MNNVITKIDKKINDLLNSTLEEFIQILNIKAVNPSMGGNGEYERALVIQKILEKYNFDEIKRYDAKDERVTEGIRPNIVARIRGNDVSHTLWLLAHMDTVPEGDRSLWDADPFKPIIKDGKIICRGAEDNGQAIASILLATKTLLELNIKPSVNLGLAFVSDEEAGSVYGVQHLIEHNVFNKGSIVIVPDAGSPDGSMIEVAEKGILWFKITTRGRQAHGSMPHKGLNAHRIGMKYALELDEIFHNKYTTKNQLFDPPESTFEPTRKEKNVDNVNTIPGTDVIYFDCRILPEYNIDDVLLTMNKLKVEYEQKHNVKIDIEIVQRNDPAPPTPGDSDVVKRLSSAIEMLRGFKPKLMGIGGGTVAAFFRKQGIPAAVWSTLDEVAHQPNEYSKIGNIVADAKVFALASII, from the coding sequence TTGAACAACGTAATTACAAAGATCGATAAGAAAATTAATGATTTATTAAATTCCACACTGGAGGAGTTTATCCAAATACTTAATATAAAAGCTGTTAATCCTTCCATGGGAGGAAATGGTGAATATGAGCGAGCATTAGTTATTCAAAAAATTCTTGAAAAGTATAATTTTGATGAGATAAAACGATATGATGCCAAGGATGAGAGAGTTACAGAAGGTATTAGACCTAATATTGTGGCGCGCATTAGAGGTAATGATGTTTCGCATACTCTTTGGTTACTAGCACACATGGATACTGTACCTGAAGGTGATAGATCATTATGGGATGCCGATCCGTTTAAACCTATTATAAAGGATGGAAAAATTATTTGCAGGGGAGCAGAAGATAATGGTCAAGCAATAGCATCAATTCTTCTTGCCACAAAAACTCTTTTAGAACTTAATATAAAACCATCAGTAAATTTAGGCTTAGCATTCGTATCTGATGAGGAAGCTGGAAGCGTCTATGGTGTGCAGCATCTTATCGAGCATAATGTATTTAATAAGGGAAGCATAGTTATTGTTCCTGATGCTGGGAGTCCTGATGGTTCCATGATAGAAGTAGCAGAAAAAGGTATACTCTGGTTCAAAATCACAACGCGTGGAAGACAAGCCCATGGAAGCATGCCTCACAAAGGGCTTAATGCGCACAGGATAGGGATGAAATATGCACTAGAATTGGATGAAATATTTCATAACAAATATACCACAAAAAATCAACTTTTTGATCCACCTGAATCAACTTTTGAACCTACTAGGAAGGAGAAGAACGTGGATAATGTTAACACGATACCAGGAACGGATGTTATATATTTCGATTGCAGAATTTTACCAGAATATAATATAGATGATGTACTCTTAACAATGAATAAGCTCAAAGTAGAATATGAACAAAAACATAACGTTAAGATTGATATCGAGATAGTTCAACGAAACGATCCAGCTCCACCAACACCTGGTGATAGTGATGTTGTAAAGAGATTAAGTTCAGCCATAGAAATGCTTAGAGGTTTTAAACCAAAGCTTATGGGCATAGGTGGGGGAACTGTAGCTGCATTCTTTAGAAAACAAGGAATACCTGCAGCAGTATGGAGCACATTAGATGAAGTTGCACACCAACCTAATGAATACTCGAAAATTGGGAATATAGTTGCAGACGCCAAAGTTTTTGCATTAGCATCGATAATATAA
- a CDS encoding SagB/ThcOx family dehydrogenase, whose translation MEKRRTLLKLLLLSPLSRFIGSVMIALGLGAYTGAKVYYKTYYVSRKIENTNKIILPFPTLIGMMSVEEALASRRSIREYTGDPVPLEKLSQILWAAYGISEVRWGLRTAPSAGACYPLEIYVMVSSNGVISDDEYIAAGIYHYNVQTHALELIRPGDFREDLYKAALEQEWVRKAPISIVITAIYERTTQRYGERGRIRYVHMDLGHVGQNIYLQATALSLGTVAIGAFHDDDVRKIIGLPEYEEPLYIMPLGVPLWRHRLSQEELKNFYSKHR comes from the coding sequence GTGGAAAAAAGAAGAACTCTTCTAAAACTTTTGTTACTTTCACCATTAAGTAGGTTTATTGGTTCAGTAATGATAGCTTTAGGTTTAGGTGCTTATACTGGAGCAAAAGTGTATTACAAAACTTATTATGTTTCAAGAAAAATTGAGAATACAAATAAAATTATATTACCATTTCCAACGTTGATTGGAATGATGAGTGTTGAGGAGGCCCTAGCTTCACGAAGATCCATTAGAGAGTATACTGGTGATCCAGTACCATTAGAAAAACTGTCCCAAATACTTTGGGCTGCTTATGGGATAAGCGAAGTAAGGTGGGGACTAAGAACAGCTCCGAGCGCAGGTGCATGCTATCCTCTAGAAATTTATGTAATGGTCTCTTCCAATGGTGTAATTTCTGATGATGAATACATAGCTGCTGGGATCTATCATTACAATGTGCAAACTCACGCACTTGAACTCATTAGACCAGGCGATTTTAGAGAGGATCTTTATAAAGCTGCGTTAGAACAAGAATGGGTAAGAAAAGCACCAATAAGCATTGTTATAACAGCTATTTATGAAAGAACAACACAACGATATGGTGAAAGAGGAAGAATTAGGTACGTCCACATGGATCTAGGACACGTAGGTCAGAATATTTATCTTCAGGCAACAGCGCTATCTCTAGGAACAGTTGCAATAGGTGCTTTTCATGATGACGATGTAAGAAAGATTATAGGATTGCCTGAGTATGAGGAACCATTATATATAATGCCATTGGGTGTTCCATTGTGGAGGCACAGATTATCACAAGAGGAACTTAAAAACTTTTATAGCAAACATCGATAA
- a CDS encoding HesA/MoeB/ThiF family protein gives MLSDEEIDEYSRQIVLQDIGLIGQEKIKNGKIALIGVGGLGSPAAILLASMGLGYLKIVDRDVVSKTDLHRQPLYTRKDVDRPKVEVAEKRLKEMNPRMEIEAIAEPLTEENAENIIKDVDVVLDGLDNLRARYIINRTIVKLKKPYIFAAALEMYGNVTTIIPGETACLECFYGGIYDESTLPKCAIVGVHPSTTFIVASIAVSEALRIIMNQEPMLKNKLMYIDLRTMDFVTLNINRNEKCPVCGINPEKKPEPIKIEEIEASCARDGSGVYFVNKIIKNVDLSRIKERGIKEGWKPLLTSNLSITFNVEEGFDVTLLKSGTLIAKVRKVDQQTKEKILTTYKRLINV, from the coding sequence TTGCTGAGTGACGAGGAAATTGATGAGTACTCAAGACAAATCGTATTACAAGATATAGGTTTAATTGGACAAGAAAAGATAAAGAATGGAAAAATTGCACTAATAGGAGTTGGAGGGTTAGGAAGTCCAGCAGCAATACTTCTAGCATCCATGGGGTTAGGATATTTAAAAATTGTAGATAGAGATGTTGTCTCAAAAACAGATCTGCACAGACAACCGCTCTATACTAGAAAAGACGTAGATAGACCAAAGGTCGAAGTAGCAGAAAAAAGATTAAAAGAGATGAACCCAAGAATGGAAATAGAAGCAATAGCTGAGCCTCTTACGGAAGAAAATGCCGAGAATATAATCAAAGACGTAGATGTAGTTCTAGATGGTTTAGATAATTTAAGAGCAAGATACATAATAAACAGAACGATAGTAAAATTGAAAAAACCATACATATTTGCTGCAGCATTAGAAATGTATGGAAATGTCACAACTATAATCCCAGGAGAGACAGCATGCTTAGAATGTTTTTACGGTGGAATTTATGATGAGAGCACATTGCCTAAATGTGCAATCGTAGGAGTGCACCCAAGTACAACATTCATAGTAGCAAGCATAGCAGTCTCGGAAGCTTTGAGAATAATAATGAACCAAGAACCAATGCTAAAAAACAAACTCATGTACATTGACCTAAGAACAATGGATTTTGTAACGCTTAATATTAACAGAAACGAAAAATGTCCTGTGTGCGGAATAAACCCAGAAAAGAAACCTGAGCCTATAAAAATAGAAGAAATTGAGGCAAGTTGTGCACGAGATGGTTCAGGTGTATACTTCGTAAATAAAATAATTAAAAACGTAGACCTATCTAGAATAAAAGAAAGAGGGATCAAAGAGGGATGGAAACCATTATTAACTAGTAACTTAAGCATAACATTCAACGTTGAAGAGGGTTTTGACGTAACATTACTAAAAAGTGGGACACTTATAGCAAAAGTTAGAAAAGTTGACCAGCAAACAAAGGAAAAAATACTGACAACATACAAAAGACTCATCAACGTCTGA
- a CDS encoding MoaD/ThiS family protein, whose amino-acid sequence MVNVRVKLYSIIAQKVKGSMIINMDANKVKDVINKLIDLYGVTLRDLILDENQQIKPTIGVFVNGKNIQTLNGTETKLNENDEVYILPIAVGG is encoded by the coding sequence ATGGTTAATGTAAGGGTAAAACTCTACTCAATCATAGCACAAAAGGTGAAAGGAAGCATGATTATTAATATGGATGCAAACAAAGTTAAAGATGTAATAAATAAATTAATAGATCTTTACGGTGTGACGCTAAGAGACTTAATATTAGATGAAAACCAACAAATAAAACCAACAATCGGTGTTTTTGTGAATGGTAAAAATATCCAAACACTCAATGGTACTGAAACAAAGTTGAATGAGAATGATGAGGTTTACATATTACCAATAGCAGTAGGTGGATAA
- the thrC gene encoding threonine synthase, producing MSFKLQCRECGTTYEPEVRFVCEKCLGPLEVVYNFKDIKFSIDDLKNREKNMWRYREFLPVRAIPEQFIDIGFTPLYKSSRLNQLIGLKEFYIKNDTLNPTGSFKDRPASIAVIKSLEFNFKAIGTSSTGNLAAAVAALSSRVGLPSFVLVPSDTELSKIIQAITYGANVLLVNGNYDELNFLTLQLAENGLYGLANINLRPYYTEGSKTLVYEIAEQLNWSLPDKIIVPMASGALLYMIWKGINELKSLNLIDNKKVSLIGVQPQGCSPIVSAYKTGQISISDCKTIAKSLAIGIPADGRYAIRAIKESEGLAVDVTNEEIVNAMKILAKYEGLFAEPAGAITTAALIKLINNGIIEYDEQVVCLMTGSGFKSLEIFEQEAMKLKANPIEANLQVIESRIAKW from the coding sequence ATGAGTTTCAAATTACAATGTAGAGAGTGTGGAACAACTTACGAACCAGAAGTGCGATTCGTGTGTGAGAAATGTTTAGGGCCTTTAGAAGTAGTATACAATTTTAAGGATATAAAATTCTCGATTGATGATCTAAAAAATAGAGAAAAGAATATGTGGAGATATAGAGAATTCTTACCAGTTAGGGCGATACCAGAACAATTTATCGATATAGGTTTTACTCCACTTTATAAATCATCAAGATTAAACCAGCTAATAGGCTTGAAGGAATTTTACATCAAAAACGATACATTGAATCCCACTGGTTCGTTCAAAGATAGACCTGCATCAATTGCAGTAATTAAGTCCTTAGAATTTAATTTTAAAGCTATTGGAACATCGTCTACAGGCAACTTAGCAGCAGCAGTCGCAGCATTATCAAGTAGAGTCGGATTACCATCGTTTGTCTTAGTTCCGAGTGATACTGAACTGAGCAAGATAATCCAAGCGATAACCTATGGAGCCAATGTACTTTTAGTAAACGGAAACTATGACGAATTAAACTTTTTAACATTGCAGTTGGCAGAGAATGGGCTTTATGGATTAGCAAACATAAATTTAAGGCCTTATTATACAGAAGGATCAAAAACATTGGTATATGAAATCGCAGAACAGCTTAATTGGTCATTGCCAGATAAAATTATCGTACCAATGGCTAGTGGGGCTCTTCTTTACATGATATGGAAAGGGATAAATGAGTTAAAATCACTTAATCTCATTGACAATAAAAAAGTATCTCTAATAGGTGTTCAGCCTCAAGGTTGTTCACCAATAGTCTCGGCTTACAAAACTGGACAGATTAGTATTAGTGACTGTAAGACAATAGCTAAGAGTTTGGCTATTGGTATTCCGGCTGATGGTCGGTATGCAATAAGAGCTATTAAAGAAAGCGAGGGACTAGCTGTTGATGTTACTAACGAAGAAATAGTGAACGCGATGAAAATCTTAGCAAAATATGAAGGTTTGTTCGCAGAACCTGCTGGCGCAATAACAACAGCAGCATTAATAAAATTAATTAATAATGGTATTATCGAGTATGATGAACAGGTTGTCTGCTTGATGACAGGTTCAGGGTTTAAGTCACTTGAGATCTTCGAGCAAGAAGCAATGAAATTAAAAGCTAATCCGATAGAAGCTAATTTACAAGTTATTGAAAGCAGAATAGCAAAGTGGTGA